One window of the Populus trichocarpa isolate Nisqually-1 chromosome 9, P.trichocarpa_v4.1, whole genome shotgun sequence genome contains the following:
- the LOC7478611 gene encoding uncharacterized protein LOC7478611 isoform X1 — MALESKSNPLEEHQDEDDDVEEDTRHNEDELARNPSAPPDYEFFEITTTVDPSYIISLIRKLIPIDSVTSRDSRGVNGSDDGGRGDTNQMVEESGNECEKMDIVNDGSRGGEDKDTCRGLAGDEVWEEYGCVLWDLAASRTHAELMVQNLVLEVLMANLTVSQSARVTEICLGIIGNLACHEAPMKHIVSANGLISTIVDQLFSDDTQCLAEACRLLTLGLQGNECCPWAEAVQSEHILCRIIWIAENTLNPQLLEKSVGLILAILESQQEASCTIVPSLMKLGLPSLLINLLDFEMSRLTEERVPERYSVLDVILRAIEALSILDGHSQEICSNKKLLQLVCDLIKLPDKAEVASSCVTVAVLIANILSDVPNLASEMSQDLPFLQGLLEVFPLASDDVEARSALWSIIARLLVRARENDMSLSSLHQYVLVLARKSEIIEDDLLNRQSDNSCEETKDLTSCSSKSNRSTALTRIVSILNQWTASKDSKDCLGGDDAAGEHSADELNVGRLLDCCRKHIDFTE; from the exons ATGGCGTTGGAATCAAAATCAAACCCGCTAGAAGAACACCAAGACGAAGACGACGACGTAGAGGAAGATACCCGTCACAATGAAGATGAACTTGCACGCAACCCTTCTGCACCGCCCGATTATGAG TTTTTTGAAATTACAACAACCGTTGATCCTAGTTACATCATCTCTTTGATTCGGAAACTTATTCCGATCGATTCCGTGACCAGTCGTGATTCTCGTGGAGTTAACGGCAGTGATGATGGCGGCCGTGGTGATACGAATCAAATGGTGGAAGAGAGTGGAAATGAGTGTGAGAAAATGGACATAGTTAATGATGGTAGTCGAGGAGGAGAAGATAAGGACACGTGTCGTGGATTGGCAGGGGACGAGGTTTGGGAAGAGTATGGTTGCGTTTTGTGGGATCTTGCGGCGAGTAGAACTCATGCTGAACTCATG GTGCAAAACCTTGTGCTTGAAGTGCTTATGGCTAACCTTACGGTTTCGCAATCAGCACGTGTTACA GAAATCTGTCTTGGCATTATTGGAAACCTAGCCTGCCATGAAGCCCCAATGAAGCATATAGTCTCTGCAAATGGGCTGATTTCAACAATTGTGGATCAATTGTTTTCAGATGACACTCAATGCCTAGCTGAAGCTTGTAG GTTGTTAACTTTGGGTCTTCAAGGTAATGAATGTTGTCCCTGGGCTGAGGCAGTGCAGTCTGAACATATTCTTTGTCGTATTATATGGATTGCAGAAAATACCTTAAATCCGCAGCTTTTAGAGAAG AGTGTAGGACTGATACTAGCTATTCTAGAAAGTCAACAGGAAGCTTCATGTACCATTGTCCCATCCTTGATGAAGCTGGGTTTACCAAGTCTATTGATCAACCTCTTGGATTTTGAAATGAGCAGATTAACAGAGGAAAGAGTACCTGAAAG GTACTCTGTTCTTGATGTAATTCTTCGTGCAATTGAAGCTCTTTCCATTTTGGATGGTCATTCCCAAGAAATCTGCTCTAATAAGAAACTTCTCCAGCTAGTTTGTGACCTGATCAAACTCCCGGATAAAGCTGAG GTTGCTAGCTCTTGTGTTACTGTTGCTGTCTTGATTGCGAATATTCTGTCTGATGTGCCTAATTTAGCCTCAGAGATGTCACAAG ATTTGCCATTCTTACAGGGACTGCTCGAGGTATTTCCCTTGGCTTCAGATGATGTAGAAGCAAGGAGTGCTCTGTGGAGCATTATTGCAAGGTTACTCGTTCGAGCTAGAGAAAATGACATGAGCCTGTCAAGCCTGCATCAGTATGTGTTGGTTCTAGCAAGAAAATCTGAGATTATTGAAGATGATCTTCTCAACCGACAATCAGATAATTCCTGTGAAGAAACCAAGGACCTGACCAGTTGTAGCTCAAAATCAAATCGAAGTACAGCT
- the LOC7474922 gene encoding protein AGENET DOMAIN (AGD)-CONTAINING P1 produces MEFHEGDKVEVCSKQEGFLGSYYTATVVKKLDLNSFAVQYTNLVEEEDMSKLLIETVSADEVRPVPPRIKFGSGFSAFDKVDAFDNDGWWAGKVTGQRGPLYFVYFETTGDEIGYHVSRLRIHLDWANGKWVSSKNMVS; encoded by the coding sequence ATGGAGTTTCACGAAGGAGACAAAGTAGAAGTATGTAGCAAACAAGAAGGCTTTCTTGGGTCATACTATACAGCAACCGTGGTCAAGAAACTTGACCTCAACTCTTTCGCGGTGCAGTACACCAACTTAGTGGAAGAGGAAGACATGTCAAAGCTACTGATAGAGACTGTTTCTGCTGATGAGGTGAGGCCAGTGCCACCAAGAATCAAATTTGGAAGTGGGTTTTCTGCGTTTGATAAGGTCGACGCTTTTGATAATGATGGGTGGTGGGCAGGCAAGGTTACCGGACAGAGAGGGCCTCTGTATTTTGTCTACTTTGAGACGACAGGGGATGAGATAGGTTACCATGTCTCAAGATTGAGGATTCACTTGGATTGGGCTAATGGAAAGTGGGTTTCTTCAAAAAACATGGTTTCTTGA
- the LOC7478610 gene encoding probable cytosolic oligopeptidase A isoform X1 — MAADYQYNNPLLEDFLFPPYDAIQPKHVSPAILSLLDQLESNLVELETRGEPTWPKLVEPLEKIKDRLSVVWGIVNHLNAVMDSPELRSAIEEVQPEKVKFQLRLDQSKPVYTAFKAIRQSSEWESLNELRFASVDLELHKNYIPGGLESVFDIDQRVSRKTQVMPLQPEDRFLCSFSHIFADTYAAGYYCYQWAEVLAADAFSAFEEAGLNNEKAVKETGIKFRETVLALGGGKSPLQVFIDFRGREPSPEPLRRYYGLKPALAVS, encoded by the exons ATGGCAGCCGATTATCAATACAACAATCCCTTGCTGGAGGACTTCCTCTTTCCTCCTTATGATGCCATCCAGCCCAAGCACGTCTCCCCTGCCATCCTCTCACTCTTGGACCAGCTT GAGAGTAATTTGGTTGAGTTAGAGACTAGAGGAGAACCAACATGGCCAAAATTGGTGGAACCATTGGAGAAGATTAAAGACAGATTATCTGTTGTTTGGGGGATTGTGAACCATCTGAATGCTGTTATGGATTCTCCTGAACTTCGTTCAGCCATCGAAGAAGTCCAG CCAGAGAAGGTAAAGTTCCAGCTTAGATTGGACCAAAGTAAACCTGTATACACTGCATTTAAAGCCATTCGACAATCTTCTGAATGGGAGAGCTTGAACGAG CTACGATTTGCAAGTGTGGATTTGGAGCtccataaaaattatattccaGGTGGGCTAGAATCTGTCTTTGATATTGATCAAAGAGTGAGTAGAAAGACACAAGTGATGCCCCTACAACCAGAGGACAGATTCCTCTGTAGTTTCAGTCACATATTTGCAG ATACATATGCAGCTGGTTACTATTGCTACCAG TGGGCAGAGGTATTAGCTGCCGATGCTTTCTCGGCATTTGAGGAGGCTGGCTTGAATAATGAAAAG GCTGTCAAAGAAACTGGTATCAAGTTTCGAGAAACTGTTCTAGCACTTGGTGGTGGAAAATCACCCCTCCAG GTTTTCATTGACTTCAGGGGACGGGAACCATCACCAGAGCCACTGCGTAGGTATTATGGCCTAAAACCAGCCCTTGCTGTTTCCTGA
- the LOC7478610 gene encoding probable cytosolic oligopeptidase A isoform X2, whose translation MAADYQYNNPLLEDFLFPPYDAIQPKHVSPAILSLLDQLESNLVELETRGEPTWPKLVEPLEKIKDRLSVVWGIVNHLNAVMDSPELRSAIEEVQLRFASVDLELHKNYIPGGLESVFDIDQRVSRKTQVMPLQPEDRFLCSFSHIFADTYAAGYYCYQWAEVLAADAFSAFEEAGLNNEKAVKETGIKFRETVLALGGGKSPLQVFIDFRGREPSPEPLRRYYGLKPALAVS comes from the exons ATGGCAGCCGATTATCAATACAACAATCCCTTGCTGGAGGACTTCCTCTTTCCTCCTTATGATGCCATCCAGCCCAAGCACGTCTCCCCTGCCATCCTCTCACTCTTGGACCAGCTT GAGAGTAATTTGGTTGAGTTAGAGACTAGAGGAGAACCAACATGGCCAAAATTGGTGGAACCATTGGAGAAGATTAAAGACAGATTATCTGTTGTTTGGGGGATTGTGAACCATCTGAATGCTGTTATGGATTCTCCTGAACTTCGTTCAGCCATCGAAGAAGTCCAG CTACGATTTGCAAGTGTGGATTTGGAGCtccataaaaattatattccaGGTGGGCTAGAATCTGTCTTTGATATTGATCAAAGAGTGAGTAGAAAGACACAAGTGATGCCCCTACAACCAGAGGACAGATTCCTCTGTAGTTTCAGTCACATATTTGCAG ATACATATGCAGCTGGTTACTATTGCTACCAG TGGGCAGAGGTATTAGCTGCCGATGCTTTCTCGGCATTTGAGGAGGCTGGCTTGAATAATGAAAAG GCTGTCAAAGAAACTGGTATCAAGTTTCGAGAAACTGTTCTAGCACTTGGTGGTGGAAAATCACCCCTCCAG GTTTTCATTGACTTCAGGGGACGGGAACCATCACCAGAGCCACTGCGTAGGTATTATGGCCTAAAACCAGCCCTTGCTGTTTCCTGA
- the LOC7474921 gene encoding magnesium transporter MRS2-11, chloroplastic isoform X3, giving the protein MALSLQLPPALPNHHLLFSYSTLPSSSPPPLSLIHKKKLCPLLPIAVRSSSRVKCLTKSTEEDRSEQESSLVSDSDVGEEAEIREDTKVQLQQNKRIPTTSSFGDSLSLGIREHVYEVVEVKPNGMVSTRKINRRQLLKSSGLRPRDIRSVDPSLFLTNSMPSLLVREHAILLNLGSLRAIAMQECVLIFDYNRRGGKAFIDTLLPRLNPRNSNGGPCMPFELEVQALLKVLPNRLTADILEELRISKQALVELGSRAGALRQMLLDLLEDEHEIRRICIMGKNCKLKGNDVVECSVPLEKQIAEEEEEEIEMLLENYLQRSESCHGQAERLLDSAKEMEDSIAVNLSSRRLEVSRVELLLQVGTFCVAVGALVAGIFGMNLKSYLEEHVFAFWLTTAGIIFGAVVAFFLTYSYLRTRKIL; this is encoded by the exons ATGGCTTTATCTCTTCAACTTCCGCCGGCACTACCTAACCACCACCTCCTCTTCTCTTACTCTACACTCCCATCCTCCTCacctcctcctctctctctcatccacaagaaaaaattatgtccACTGCTTCCCATCGCCGTGAGATCATCTTCCAGAGTCAAATGTTTGACCAAATCAACGGAGGAGGATCGAAGCGAACAAGAAAGCAGCTTAGTCTCTGACTCTGATGTCGGAGAAGAAGCAGAAATCAGAGAAGACACTAAAGTCCAGCTCCAACAGAACAAGAGGATTCCAACAACATCGTCGTTTGGTGATTCTCTCTCCCTTGGGATTCGTGAGCATGTTTATGAG GTTGTAGAAGTTAAGCCAAATGGAATGGTATCCACTCGGAAAATAAACAGGCGTCAGTTACTCAAGTCTAGCG gTCTGCGACCAAGAGATATTCGCAGTGTTGATCCATCATTATTTTTGACAAACTCAATGCCCTCTTTGCTg GTTCGTGAGCACGCTATCTTACTCAATCTGGGCTCATTGCGAGCGATAGCAATGCAAGAATGTGTTCTTATATTTGACTAtaatcg GAGAGGAGGAAAAGCTTTTATAGATACCCTGTTGCCTCGGTTGAACCCCAGAAACTCGAATGGAGGGCCATGCATGCCGTTTGAGCTTGAG GTTCAAGCTTTACTCAAGGTTTTGCCCAACCGGTTAACTGCAGATATACTGGAGGAACTTCGTATTAGCAAGCAAGCCTTG GTTGAATTGGGTTCAAGGGCAGGGGCTCTTCGTCAAATGCTGCTTGATCTTTTGGAGGACGAACATGAAATACGCAGGATATGTATAATGGGAAAAAACTGCAAACTCAAAGGAAATGACGTTGTGGAATGCTCTGTTCCCTTAGAAAAGCAAATTGCTGAAG aagaggaggaagaaattGAGATGCTTTTGGAAAATTACCTTCAGAG ATCTGAATCTTGTCATGGTCAGGCAGAAAGACTTCTTGATTCTGCAAAAGAAATGGAAGATTCCATTGCTGTTAACTTAAG CTCGCGGAGGCTTGAGGTGAGCAGAGTGGAATTACTTCTCCAGGTTGGGACATTTTGTGTGGCTGTGGGTGCTCTAGTTGCAG GTATATTTGGCATGAATTTGAAGTCCTATCTTGAAGAGCATGTG TTTGCTTTTTGGTTAACAACAGCTGGGATAATTTTTGGTGCTGTTGTGGCATTTTTTCTCACGTATTCATATCTTAGAACTAGGAAGATACTGTAA
- the LOC7474921 gene encoding magnesium transporter MRS2-11, chloroplastic isoform X2: protein MALSLQLPPALPNHHLLFSYSTLPSSSPPPLSLIHKKKLCPLLPIAVRSSSRVKCLTKSTEEDRSEQESSLVSDSDVGEEAEIREDTKVQLQQNKRIPTTSSFGDSLSLGIREHVYEVVEVKPNGMVSTRKINRRQLLKSSGLRPRDIRSVDPSLFLTNSMPSLLVREHAILLNLGSLRAIAMQECVLIFDYNRRGGKAFIDTLLPRLNPRNSNGGPCMPFELEVVEAALLSRVQRLEQRLMNIEPRVQALLKVLPNRLTADILEELRISKQALVELGSRAGALRQMLLDLLEDEHEIRRICIMGKNCKLKGNDVVECSVPLEKQIAEEEEEEIEMLLENYLQRSESCHGQAERLLDSAKEMEDSIAVNLSSRRLEVSRVELLLQVGTFCVAVGALVAGIFGMNLKSYLEEHVFAFWLTTAGIIFGAVVAFFLTYSYLRTRKIL from the exons ATGGCTTTATCTCTTCAACTTCCGCCGGCACTACCTAACCACCACCTCCTCTTCTCTTACTCTACACTCCCATCCTCCTCacctcctcctctctctctcatccacaagaaaaaattatgtccACTGCTTCCCATCGCCGTGAGATCATCTTCCAGAGTCAAATGTTTGACCAAATCAACGGAGGAGGATCGAAGCGAACAAGAAAGCAGCTTAGTCTCTGACTCTGATGTCGGAGAAGAAGCAGAAATCAGAGAAGACACTAAAGTCCAGCTCCAACAGAACAAGAGGATTCCAACAACATCGTCGTTTGGTGATTCTCTCTCCCTTGGGATTCGTGAGCATGTTTATGAG GTTGTAGAAGTTAAGCCAAATGGAATGGTATCCACTCGGAAAATAAACAGGCGTCAGTTACTCAAGTCTAGCG gTCTGCGACCAAGAGATATTCGCAGTGTTGATCCATCATTATTTTTGACAAACTCAATGCCCTCTTTGCTg GTTCGTGAGCACGCTATCTTACTCAATCTGGGCTCATTGCGAGCGATAGCAATGCAAGAATGTGTTCTTATATTTGACTAtaatcg GAGAGGAGGAAAAGCTTTTATAGATACCCTGTTGCCTCGGTTGAACCCCAGAAACTCGAATGGAGGGCCATGCATGCCGTTTGAGCTTGAG GTTGTTGAAGCAGCATTGCTATCACGAGTACAACGTTTGGAGCAGAGACTGATGAATATAGAACCTCGT GTTCAAGCTTTACTCAAGGTTTTGCCCAACCGGTTAACTGCAGATATACTGGAGGAACTTCGTATTAGCAAGCAAGCCTTG GTTGAATTGGGTTCAAGGGCAGGGGCTCTTCGTCAAATGCTGCTTGATCTTTTGGAGGACGAACATGAAATACGCAGGATATGTATAATGGGAAAAAACTGCAAACTCAAAGGAAATGACGTTGTGGAATGCTCTGTTCCCTTAGAAAAGCAAATTGCTGAAG aagaggaggaagaaattGAGATGCTTTTGGAAAATTACCTTCAGAG ATCTGAATCTTGTCATGGTCAGGCAGAAAGACTTCTTGATTCTGCAAAAGAAATGGAAGATTCCATTGCTGTTAACTTAAG CTCGCGGAGGCTTGAGGTGAGCAGAGTGGAATTACTTCTCCAGGTTGGGACATTTTGTGTGGCTGTGGGTGCTCTAGTTGCAG GTATATTTGGCATGAATTTGAAGTCCTATCTTGAAGAGCATGTG TTTGCTTTTTGGTTAACAACAGCTGGGATAATTTTTGGTGCTGTTGTGGCATTTTTTCTCACGTATTCATATCTTAGAACTAGGAAGATACTGTAA
- the LOC7474921 gene encoding magnesium transporter MRS2-11, chloroplastic isoform X4 — MALSLQLPPALPNHHLLFSYSTLPSSSPPPLSLIHKKKLCPLLPIAVRSSSRVKCLTKSTEEDRSEQESSLVSDSDVGEEAEIREDTKVQLQQNKRIPTTSSFGDSLSLGIREHVYEVVEVKPNGMVSTRKINRRQLLKSSGLRPRDIRSVDPSLFLTNSMPSLLVREHAILLNLGSLRAIAMQECVLIFDYNRRGGKAFIDTLLPRLNPRNSNGGPCMPFELEVSEVVEAALLSRVQRLEQRLMNIEPRVQALLKVLPNRLTADILEELRISKQALVELGSRAGALRQMLLDLLEDEHEIRRICIMGKNCKLKGNDVVECSVPLEKQIAEGIFGMNLKSYLEEHVFAFWLTTAGIIFGAVVAFFLTYSYLRTRKIL; from the exons ATGGCTTTATCTCTTCAACTTCCGCCGGCACTACCTAACCACCACCTCCTCTTCTCTTACTCTACACTCCCATCCTCCTCacctcctcctctctctctcatccacaagaaaaaattatgtccACTGCTTCCCATCGCCGTGAGATCATCTTCCAGAGTCAAATGTTTGACCAAATCAACGGAGGAGGATCGAAGCGAACAAGAAAGCAGCTTAGTCTCTGACTCTGATGTCGGAGAAGAAGCAGAAATCAGAGAAGACACTAAAGTCCAGCTCCAACAGAACAAGAGGATTCCAACAACATCGTCGTTTGGTGATTCTCTCTCCCTTGGGATTCGTGAGCATGTTTATGAG GTTGTAGAAGTTAAGCCAAATGGAATGGTATCCACTCGGAAAATAAACAGGCGTCAGTTACTCAAGTCTAGCG gTCTGCGACCAAGAGATATTCGCAGTGTTGATCCATCATTATTTTTGACAAACTCAATGCCCTCTTTGCTg GTTCGTGAGCACGCTATCTTACTCAATCTGGGCTCATTGCGAGCGATAGCAATGCAAGAATGTGTTCTTATATTTGACTAtaatcg GAGAGGAGGAAAAGCTTTTATAGATACCCTGTTGCCTCGGTTGAACCCCAGAAACTCGAATGGAGGGCCATGCATGCCGTTTGAGCTTGAGGTCAGTGAG GTTGTTGAAGCAGCATTGCTATCACGAGTACAACGTTTGGAGCAGAGACTGATGAATATAGAACCTCGT GTTCAAGCTTTACTCAAGGTTTTGCCCAACCGGTTAACTGCAGATATACTGGAGGAACTTCGTATTAGCAAGCAAGCCTTG GTTGAATTGGGTTCAAGGGCAGGGGCTCTTCGTCAAATGCTGCTTGATCTTTTGGAGGACGAACATGAAATACGCAGGATATGTATAATGGGAAAAAACTGCAAACTCAAAGGAAATGACGTTGTGGAATGCTCTGTTCCCTTAGAAAAGCAAATTGCTGAAG GTATATTTGGCATGAATTTGAAGTCCTATCTTGAAGAGCATGTG TTTGCTTTTTGGTTAACAACAGCTGGGATAATTTTTGGTGCTGTTGTGGCATTTTTTCTCACGTATTCATATCTTAGAACTAGGAAGATACTGTAA
- the LOC7474921 gene encoding magnesium transporter MRS2-11, chloroplastic isoform X1 yields MALSLQLPPALPNHHLLFSYSTLPSSSPPPLSLIHKKKLCPLLPIAVRSSSRVKCLTKSTEEDRSEQESSLVSDSDVGEEAEIREDTKVQLQQNKRIPTTSSFGDSLSLGIREHVYEVVEVKPNGMVSTRKINRRQLLKSSGLRPRDIRSVDPSLFLTNSMPSLLVREHAILLNLGSLRAIAMQECVLIFDYNRRGGKAFIDTLLPRLNPRNSNGGPCMPFELEVSEVVEAALLSRVQRLEQRLMNIEPRVQALLKVLPNRLTADILEELRISKQALVELGSRAGALRQMLLDLLEDEHEIRRICIMGKNCKLKGNDVVECSVPLEKQIAEEEEEEIEMLLENYLQRSESCHGQAERLLDSAKEMEDSIAVNLSSRRLEVSRVELLLQVGTFCVAVGALVAGIFGMNLKSYLEEHVFAFWLTTAGIIFGAVVAFFLTYSYLRTRKIL; encoded by the exons ATGGCTTTATCTCTTCAACTTCCGCCGGCACTACCTAACCACCACCTCCTCTTCTCTTACTCTACACTCCCATCCTCCTCacctcctcctctctctctcatccacaagaaaaaattatgtccACTGCTTCCCATCGCCGTGAGATCATCTTCCAGAGTCAAATGTTTGACCAAATCAACGGAGGAGGATCGAAGCGAACAAGAAAGCAGCTTAGTCTCTGACTCTGATGTCGGAGAAGAAGCAGAAATCAGAGAAGACACTAAAGTCCAGCTCCAACAGAACAAGAGGATTCCAACAACATCGTCGTTTGGTGATTCTCTCTCCCTTGGGATTCGTGAGCATGTTTATGAG GTTGTAGAAGTTAAGCCAAATGGAATGGTATCCACTCGGAAAATAAACAGGCGTCAGTTACTCAAGTCTAGCG gTCTGCGACCAAGAGATATTCGCAGTGTTGATCCATCATTATTTTTGACAAACTCAATGCCCTCTTTGCTg GTTCGTGAGCACGCTATCTTACTCAATCTGGGCTCATTGCGAGCGATAGCAATGCAAGAATGTGTTCTTATATTTGACTAtaatcg GAGAGGAGGAAAAGCTTTTATAGATACCCTGTTGCCTCGGTTGAACCCCAGAAACTCGAATGGAGGGCCATGCATGCCGTTTGAGCTTGAGGTCAGTGAG GTTGTTGAAGCAGCATTGCTATCACGAGTACAACGTTTGGAGCAGAGACTGATGAATATAGAACCTCGT GTTCAAGCTTTACTCAAGGTTTTGCCCAACCGGTTAACTGCAGATATACTGGAGGAACTTCGTATTAGCAAGCAAGCCTTG GTTGAATTGGGTTCAAGGGCAGGGGCTCTTCGTCAAATGCTGCTTGATCTTTTGGAGGACGAACATGAAATACGCAGGATATGTATAATGGGAAAAAACTGCAAACTCAAAGGAAATGACGTTGTGGAATGCTCTGTTCCCTTAGAAAAGCAAATTGCTGAAG aagaggaggaagaaattGAGATGCTTTTGGAAAATTACCTTCAGAG ATCTGAATCTTGTCATGGTCAGGCAGAAAGACTTCTTGATTCTGCAAAAGAAATGGAAGATTCCATTGCTGTTAACTTAAG CTCGCGGAGGCTTGAGGTGAGCAGAGTGGAATTACTTCTCCAGGTTGGGACATTTTGTGTGGCTGTGGGTGCTCTAGTTGCAG GTATATTTGGCATGAATTTGAAGTCCTATCTTGAAGAGCATGTG TTTGCTTTTTGGTTAACAACAGCTGGGATAATTTTTGGTGCTGTTGTGGCATTTTTTCTCACGTATTCATATCTTAGAACTAGGAAGATACTGTAA